Proteins encoded within one genomic window of Nordella sp. HKS 07:
- the infC gene encoding translation initiation factor IF-3, with translation MPPRRPANSRSAQPQPNKEEGHKINNRIDAREVRLIDAQGENHGVVPIRQALMMAEEAGLDLVEVSPDAKPPVAKILDYGKFKYQEQKKANEARKKQKVIEIKEIKMRPMIDDHDYDVKMKAVKRFFEEGDKVKVTLRFRGREMAHQELGRQLLDRVKGDTVEIAKVESEPRFEGRQIVMVLAPK, from the coding sequence ATACCACCCCGCAGGCCAGCCAACAGCCGCTCGGCGCAGCCCCAGCCGAACAAAGAAGAGGGCCACAAGATCAACAACCGTATCGATGCCCGTGAAGTCCGCCTCATCGACGCCCAGGGTGAGAACCACGGCGTCGTTCCCATCCGCCAGGCGCTCATGATGGCCGAAGAGGCCGGCCTCGACCTGGTCGAGGTTTCGCCCGATGCGAAGCCGCCGGTCGCCAAGATCCTCGATTACGGCAAGTTCAAATATCAGGAACAGAAAAAGGCCAACGAGGCCCGCAAGAAGCAGAAGGTCATCGAGATCAAGGAGATCAAGATGCGCCCGATGATCGACGACCATGACTATGACGTGAAGATGAAAGCGGTGAAACGCTTCTTCGAGGAAGGCGACAAGGTCAAGGTCACATTGCGCTTCCGCGGCCGCGAAATGGCGCATCAGGAGCTCGGACGGCAATTGCTCGACCGGGTGAAGGGCGACACGGTCGAAATCGCCAAGGTTGAGTCCGAGCCGCGTTTCGAGGGCCGCCAGATCGTCATGGTGCTGGCGCCGAAATAG
- a CDS encoding DMT family transporter — protein MIDDQEARRRQLIGVACMCIGVVAFTFQDLIIKGISATYPAHEIVFVRSFLALPFTLVIAHFETGLGRLKTPRIGAHLLRGSVLFLAYTTYYLGIAALPLAMAVAISFAAPLFITALAGPLLGEKVGRVRWFAVLLGFVGVLIVMKDGLGMLEWAVLLPALSALFYALAQLHGRYIGATESASTMAVYINLTFFLLSGLAGLLIGNGAFSEWSHPSLTFLLRAWSWPTTQDFLLMLGCGVAATIGNYCLSQGYRMAEANLAAIFEYTALPWAILWGFLFFAQLPGYSTLAGVGLVIVAGVTIAIRERPRRAPLRGNEA, from the coding sequence ATGATCGATGACCAGGAAGCGCGCCGCCGCCAGCTGATCGGCGTGGCCTGCATGTGCATCGGGGTGGTCGCCTTCACCTTCCAGGACCTCATCATCAAGGGAATCTCCGCGACCTATCCGGCGCATGAGATCGTCTTCGTCCGCAGCTTCCTGGCACTGCCCTTCACGCTCGTCATCGCCCATTTCGAGACGGGCCTCGGCCGGCTCAAGACGCCGCGGATCGGCGCGCATCTGCTGCGCGGCTCCGTCCTGTTCCTCGCCTATACGACCTATTATCTCGGCATCGCCGCCCTCCCCCTCGCCATGGCGGTGGCGATCTCTTTCGCGGCGCCGCTCTTCATCACCGCGCTTGCCGGGCCCTTGCTCGGCGAGAAGGTAGGCCGGGTCCGCTGGTTCGCCGTGCTGCTCGGTTTTGTCGGCGTCCTCATCGTCATGAAGGACGGGCTCGGCATGCTGGAATGGGCGGTGCTGCTGCCCGCCCTCTCGGCGCTCTTCTACGCGCTGGCGCAGTTGCATGGCCGCTATATCGGCGCCACCGAATCGGCCTCGACCATGGCGGTTTATATCAATCTCACCTTCTTCCTGCTGTCCGGACTCGCCGGCCTCCTCATCGGCAACGGCGCCTTCTCCGAATGGAGCCATCCGAGCCTCACCTTCCTGCTGCGGGCCTGGAGCTGGCCGACAACCCAGGACTTCCTGCTCATGCTGGGCTGCGGCGTGGCGGCGACCATCGGCAATTATTGCCTGAGCCAGGGCTATCGCATGGCGGAAGCCAATCTCGCCGCCATCTTCGAATATACCGCCCTGCCCTGGGCCATCTTGTGGGGCTTCCTGTTCTTCGCGCAGCTACCCGGCTATTCGACGCTCGCCGGCGTCGGCCTCGTCATCGTGGCGGGCGTGACCATCGCCATCCGCGAGCGGCCCAGGCGGGCGCCGTTGCGCGGCAATGAGGCGTGA